Proteins found in one Pelobacter seleniigenes DSM 18267 genomic segment:
- a CDS encoding type IV pilin protein: MNQSNFQQTNAAMAAPVVKIKSPQRGFTLIELLVVIAILSILAAIAIPQYAKYRKTAYRGAAKAALVSGAQNMERFFTHNNTYEGATIGDTSAGDQIDEWTEGDRYQLSIDEATVSTYILIATPQFDDECGALSIDETGAKSAGASNCW, from the coding sequence ATGAACCAGAGCAACTTTCAGCAAACCAATGCGGCAATGGCGGCCCCTGTAGTTAAGATAAAATCTCCGCAACGGGGTTTCACCTTGATCGAACTTCTGGTGGTCATCGCCATCCTCAGCATCCTCGCCGCGATTGCCATTCCGCAATATGCGAAATATCGGAAAACCGCCTACCGTGGCGCCGCCAAAGCAGCCTTGGTCAGCGGGGCACAAAATATGGAGCGCTTCTTTACCCACAACAACACCTACGAAGGAGCCACGATCGGCGACACCTCTGCTGGAGACCAGATTGACGAATGGACCGAAGGGGACCGCTACCAGCTATCCATCGACGAAGCCACCGTCAGTACTTACATTCTGATCGCCACCCCGCAATTTGATGATGAATGCGGTGCCCTGAGCATCGACGAAACAGGTGCCAAATCTGCCGGGGCCAGTAATTGTTGGTAA
- a CDS encoding pilus assembly PilX family protein, whose amino-acid sequence MSLLKTENGSILITGILILVILSILGLTAMRSTLLQAKMANNLEQQDIAFQAAETGLRRAEAQMSAYSTLPTFSGSSGLYQPASAGGTPRWESVDWSASSACIVYQSINLSTTPPTPEIKCIAEYLTSIADDSNPTVDYSEVTTYYDMIRLTCRGVSPNGRAKAMLQTTYLR is encoded by the coding sequence ATGTCACTCTTAAAAACCGAAAATGGATCAATCCTGATCACCGGCATACTGATTCTGGTCATTCTCAGCATTCTTGGCCTGACCGCTATGCGCAGCACCCTGCTCCAGGCAAAGATGGCCAATAACCTTGAGCAACAGGATATCGCTTTTCAAGCCGCTGAAACAGGGCTGAGAAGGGCGGAAGCACAAATGTCCGCCTACTCGACCCTGCCCACATTCAGTGGCAGCAGCGGGCTCTATCAGCCGGCCAGTGCCGGTGGCACGCCACGCTGGGAAAGTGTGGACTGGTCTGCCTCAAGCGCCTGTATCGTTTACCAGAGTATCAACCTGAGCACCACACCACCGACACCTGAAATCAAATGTATTGCTGAGTACCTGACCAGCATTGCCGACGATTCCAATCCGACCGTGGATTATAGCGAAGTCACGACCTACTACGACATGATTCGATTGACCTGCCGCGGAGTCAGCCCCAACGGACGCGCCAAGGCCATGCTGCAGACGACCTACCTGCGTTAA
- a CDS encoding DUF3106 domain-containing protein: MLSNRAVLRFTIIAIGIAAMLLSSVATVFAVEFSELTQEQQQVLQGYAGVWNSLADKKQQQLLKGADTWLAMTPQQRALAAQRLQAWQALTPQQQAQVRNRFESFQKLDPVEKQKLRGVHAQFQNLPVEVQKQLENRWGALTPAQKEQYRDQLDRRGSSGAGQQGGPAAGGRSESGGHGSDGGGSGGEGSGGGSGGGSGGAPEVVGAERG, from the coding sequence ATGCTGAGCAATAGAGCTGTGCTACGGTTTACGATCATCGCCATAGGGATTGCCGCGATGCTCTTGTCCAGCGTCGCCACTGTTTTTGCTGTTGAATTTTCCGAACTGACTCAAGAACAGCAGCAGGTCCTGCAGGGTTACGCCGGGGTGTGGAATTCACTTGCTGATAAAAAACAACAGCAGTTGCTTAAAGGGGCCGATACCTGGCTGGCCATGACACCACAACAACGGGCGCTGGCTGCTCAGCGGCTGCAGGCCTGGCAGGCCCTCACCCCGCAGCAGCAAGCCCAGGTGCGCAACCGGTTTGAAAGCTTTCAAAAGCTGGACCCTGTTGAGAAGCAGAAGCTGCGTGGGGTCCATGCACAATTCCAAAATCTGCCTGTCGAGGTTCAAAAGCAGTTGGAGAATCGCTGGGGAGCTCTGACCCCGGCCCAAAAGGAACAGTATCGTGATCAACTTGATCGGAGGGGCTCTTCCGGAGCGGGACAGCAGGGAGGTCCCGCCGCCGGTGGACGTTCCGAAAGTGGCGGCCACGGATCGGACGGCGGTGGCTCGGGAGGTGAGGGCTCTGGTGGCGGGTCAGGCGGTGGCTCCGGGGGGGCTCCGGAGGTGGTGGGCGCTGAAAGGGGCTGA
- a CDS encoding acyl-CoA carboxylase subunit beta, whose translation MPKTKIKPSLQNPLATTEKVEFTIPGEIAGLTGGYEEVMKEGYDLIQRPIKSVAVGQIEKQHFKQRMTVWERIKVLTQAEPNILFQNWGKNLDGASLVTGILNIGGRDVALYGHDFTVRAGSIDATNGQKLARLMYMAGEKGIPLIGMNDSAGAYVPAGVGGLDGYAEAFTALRKISGVIPTIMCMFGFNAGGGSYLPRQGSFVIQPADTFFGLTGPGVVKSVLGEDITPEELGGPKVHGATGVADLTVADETAALRTAIRLLSYIPDNNHSMAPFQTTSDPLDRKTWEINTLLKKAFNSPTGFNTPFDVSIVIQQICDHGDYFEIQPTRAREAITAFGRLGGNVVGFVANNSAVASGQIDCDSALKIARFVRFCNIYNIPLIFMEDTTGFLPGREQEARGIVQAGRSMLDAIVDVRTPRILLILRNAFGGAYASYNNYPTGADLVLALPTTRLAVMGPAGKEFVYKAELRKLRGAIKQRIAEGIQERTKAGMDGDDAKKDAERAAAEWLKQEEAALNQRYEKELMNPKEGLALGSISSLVMPTDLRKVLGENLNFFLRHYQPSAWQDVQREFH comes from the coding sequence ATGCCGAAAACCAAAATCAAACCTTCGTTGCAGAACCCTCTTGCCACCACAGAGAAAGTTGAATTCACCATCCCCGGTGAAATAGCGGGGCTGACCGGTGGTTATGAGGAGGTCATGAAGGAAGGTTATGACCTCATTCAGCGTCCGATCAAATCGGTTGCTGTCGGGCAGATCGAAAAGCAACACTTCAAGCAACGGATGACCGTCTGGGAAAGGATCAAGGTTCTCACCCAGGCCGAACCGAATATCCTTTTCCAGAACTGGGGAAAGAACCTTGACGGGGCCTCGCTGGTCACCGGAATTCTCAATATCGGCGGTCGGGATGTGGCCCTCTACGGACATGATTTTACCGTTCGTGCCGGCTCCATTGACGCCACCAACGGCCAGAAACTGGCTCGCTTGATGTACATGGCCGGCGAAAAAGGTATTCCGCTGATCGGCATGAACGACTCCGCCGGCGCGTATGTTCCTGCCGGAGTCGGCGGGCTGGACGGTTACGCGGAAGCTTTTACCGCCCTGCGCAAAATCAGTGGTGTGATCCCGACCATCATGTGCATGTTCGGCTTCAATGCCGGCGGTGGCTCCTACCTGCCCCGCCAGGGCAGTTTTGTTATTCAGCCGGCGGATACTTTTTTCGGCCTGACCGGTCCCGGGGTGGTTAAATCGGTGCTGGGTGAAGATATCACTCCCGAAGAGCTCGGCGGGCCGAAGGTTCATGGCGCCACGGGCGTGGCCGACCTGACCGTGGCTGATGAAACGGCCGCCCTACGCACAGCGATCCGCCTGCTCAGCTATATCCCCGACAACAACCACAGCATGGCGCCGTTCCAGACAACCAGCGATCCGCTCGATCGCAAGACCTGGGAAATCAACACCCTGTTGAAAAAAGCCTTTAATTCACCGACCGGATTCAACACCCCCTTCGATGTCTCCATCGTCATTCAGCAGATCTGCGATCATGGCGATTATTTCGAAATCCAACCGACCCGCGCCCGGGAAGCGATTACAGCTTTCGGCCGGCTGGGGGGCAATGTGGTCGGTTTTGTTGCCAACAACTCCGCCGTGGCCTCCGGCCAAATCGACTGTGACTCGGCGCTCAAGATCGCGCGCTTCGTCCGGTTCTGTAACATCTACAATATTCCGTTGATCTTCATGGAAGATACCACTGGCTTCCTGCCCGGCCGGGAACAGGAAGCACGAGGTATCGTTCAGGCCGGCCGTTCAATGCTCGACGCCATTGTCGACGTCCGCACCCCGCGTATCCTGCTGATTTTGCGCAATGCCTTTGGTGGTGCTTACGCGTCTTACAACAACTATCCGACCGGAGCAGATCTGGTGCTGGCGCTGCCGACCACTCGCCTGGCGGTGATGGGACCGGCCGGCAAGGAATTCGTCTACAAAGCCGAATTGCGTAAACTGCGCGGCGCCATCAAACAACGCATTGCCGAGGGCATTCAGGAGCGAACCAAAGCTGGTATGGATGGGGATGATGCCAAAAAAGATGCGGAACGAGCAGCCGCCGAATGGTTGAAACAGGAAGAGGCTGCGCTGAACCAGCGCTACGAAAAAGAACTGATGAACCCCAAAGAAGGGCTTGCCCTCGGCTCGATTTCCTCCCTGGTCATGCCGACGGACCTGCGCAAGGTTTTAGGTGAGAACCTGAATTTCTTCCTGCGCCACTACCAACCGTCCGCCTGGCAGGATGTGCAGCGGGAATTCCACTGA
- a CDS encoding biotin/lipoyl-containing protein, whose amino-acid sequence MSKTTDYYRNNPLIHKDRRLGQSPSAWVRSFSCTELSPLIVCRGPIRKEAMDVYAEMGISHYGILLSEKDSIVYPNALSPELRVLTDNSRVHRVPDYTGASKEERVERIQQIIDIAKDNDYNAIFAGYGFMAEDDEFVAAIEDAGLMFIGPCAKTQRAAGKKDEAKRTALLVDVSVTPGIDNVTALTLLKKHKTREQLIALAQAEDLDVSQDLFSNADTPLEELADAILFASYDKGIDLFSIEELCHQVETECATMFRNYPGARIRLKAIGGGGGKGQRILGAALLMSKEPSEKQIKDAAADAPGLVREILNEVKANGIGDNKNILIELNIEQTRHNEIQLLGNGQWCIALGGRDCSLQMHEQKLLEISVTQEGLTQEIARAKKARQKEQAKALESDLQVLKRMEEESERFGTAVGLDSASTFECIVDGSRHYFMEVNTRIQVEHRVTELVYSLKFTNPEDEKDFFIVESLVEAMALLALHKDRLPRPQRIPRFGAAAEARLNATDDSLSPSAGGYIRYWSKPIQGEIRDDQGICIANPDTGQFMRYHLAGAYDSNIALLLTKGDDRLDSYRHLAKVLSSTVLRGSNLATNLSFHYGLVNWFLGNNVMAKPTTRFVVPYLTLVGKLKEEAQKLDVVYAFLAMKRAYAKEYAADPDVAKAVSETLDRKGTLLTRPMEILLGNPHLLSGWLSLNRTKFRISKGRVVWLCNPLVVLEETYEYLHMTWKKEAPAAEVIWAHDRELLEGALAFYAELRETFGLNKEQYVKLNEILHKKDPQGGFDGATWSRIQQAHVGYEIGNEILGLLFMVAENTDFYDFKVEDNLNVTIPEYLNDPELQAAMKKILVPPPATKADEIVAPGGGMYYAQEAPGMPSFVKEGDHFEKGQPLFILEVMKMFNKIPAPFSGTIDRIIIEGGDGTIVSKGQPLFKVTPDEKFVEIDPQQLAVQKQTVTAKYLQAVF is encoded by the coding sequence ATGTCCAAAACAACCGACTACTATCGCAACAACCCGCTAATCCACAAAGACCGCCGCCTGGGCCAGTCACCTTCGGCATGGGTCCGGTCTTTTTCCTGCACCGAGCTCAGCCCGCTGATCGTCTGCCGCGGCCCGATCCGCAAAGAAGCCATGGATGTCTATGCCGAGATGGGGATCAGCCATTACGGCATCCTGCTCTCAGAAAAGGATTCCATCGTTTATCCCAACGCCCTCTCTCCGGAACTACGCGTGCTCACTGACAACAGCCGGGTTCACCGGGTTCCGGACTATACCGGGGCCAGCAAGGAAGAGCGGGTCGAGCGGATTCAGCAAATCATCGATATCGCCAAAGATAACGACTATAATGCCATCTTTGCCGGCTACGGATTCATGGCCGAGGACGACGAATTTGTCGCCGCTATTGAGGATGCCGGACTGATGTTTATAGGCCCCTGCGCCAAGACCCAGCGCGCAGCCGGAAAAAAAGATGAAGCGAAGAGAACCGCCCTGCTGGTTGATGTCTCGGTCACCCCCGGCATCGACAACGTCACCGCCCTCACCCTGTTGAAAAAACATAAGACCAGGGAACAGCTCATCGCCCTGGCGCAGGCGGAAGATCTGGATGTGAGCCAGGACCTGTTCAGCAACGCCGACACCCCACTTGAAGAGCTGGCCGATGCGATCCTCTTTGCATCCTATGACAAAGGGATTGACCTGTTCTCCATCGAAGAACTTTGTCACCAGGTTGAGACCGAGTGTGCGACCATGTTCCGCAATTATCCAGGCGCACGCATCCGGCTTAAAGCGATTGGCGGCGGCGGTGGCAAAGGTCAGCGCATTCTCGGTGCAGCCTTGCTGATGAGCAAAGAGCCGAGTGAAAAACAGATCAAAGACGCAGCCGCTGACGCGCCCGGCCTGGTGCGGGAAATCCTGAATGAAGTCAAGGCCAATGGCATAGGCGACAACAAAAACATTCTCATAGAACTGAACATTGAGCAGACCCGGCACAACGAAATCCAGTTGCTCGGCAACGGCCAGTGGTGTATCGCCCTGGGCGGCCGGGATTGTTCCCTGCAGATGCACGAGCAGAAACTGCTGGAAATCTCGGTAACCCAGGAAGGGCTGACCCAGGAGATCGCCCGCGCGAAAAAAGCCCGTCAGAAAGAACAGGCCAAAGCCTTGGAATCAGATTTACAGGTTCTCAAGCGGATGGAAGAAGAATCGGAACGCTTCGGAACCGCAGTCGGCCTCGATTCGGCCTCGACCTTTGAATGCATTGTCGATGGCAGTCGCCATTACTTTATGGAGGTCAACACCAGGATTCAGGTTGAACACCGGGTCACCGAGTTGGTCTACAGTCTCAAATTCACCAATCCAGAGGATGAAAAAGACTTTTTCATAGTCGAATCCCTGGTTGAAGCCATGGCGTTACTGGCGTTGCATAAGGACAGGCTGCCTCGTCCGCAACGAATCCCTCGCTTCGGGGCCGCCGCAGAAGCGCGCCTCAACGCAACCGATGATTCCTTGTCACCCAGCGCCGGCGGCTATATCCGTTATTGGTCGAAACCGATTCAGGGTGAGATCCGCGATGATCAGGGAATCTGCATCGCCAACCCGGACACCGGACAATTCATGCGTTATCATCTGGCCGGGGCCTACGACTCCAATATCGCCCTGCTGCTGACCAAAGGAGATGACCGCCTCGACAGTTACCGGCATCTGGCCAAAGTTCTCAGTTCGACGGTATTGCGTGGCAGCAACCTGGCTACCAACCTGAGTTTCCATTACGGCCTGGTCAACTGGTTTCTGGGTAATAATGTCATGGCCAAACCGACTACCCGCTTTGTCGTGCCCTATCTGACCCTGGTCGGCAAACTGAAAGAGGAAGCACAGAAACTTGACGTGGTCTACGCATTTTTAGCCATGAAACGCGCCTACGCCAAAGAGTATGCAGCTGACCCGGACGTGGCCAAAGCCGTCTCGGAAACCCTTGACCGCAAAGGCACCCTGCTGACTCGCCCCATGGAAATCCTGCTGGGCAATCCGCACCTGTTGTCCGGCTGGTTGAGTTTAAACAGGACCAAATTCAGAATCAGCAAAGGCCGCGTGGTCTGGCTTTGTAATCCTCTGGTGGTCCTTGAAGAGACCTACGAATACCTGCACATGACCTGGAAAAAAGAAGCTCCGGCCGCCGAGGTCATCTGGGCCCATGACCGTGAACTGCTCGAAGGAGCCCTGGCCTTTTATGCCGAACTCCGAGAGACCTTCGGCCTCAACAAGGAACAGTATGTCAAACTGAATGAGATCCTTCACAAAAAGGATCCCCAGGGCGGGTTTGATGGCGCAACCTGGAGTAGGATCCAGCAAGCCCATGTCGGCTACGAGATCGGCAATGAAATACTCGGACTGCTCTTTATGGTGGCCGAGAATACCGACTTTTACGATTTCAAGGTTGAAGACAACCTGAATGTCACCATTCCCGAATATCTCAACGACCCGGAATTGCAGGCAGCTATGAAGAAAATCCTGGTCCCGCCACCGGCGACCAAAGCCGACGAAATCGTCGCGCCCGGAGGAGGAATGTATTATGCCCAGGAAGCGCCGGGGATGCCGTCGTTTGTCAAAGAGGGCGATCATTTCGAGAAGGGGCAACCGCTGTTTATCCTGGAAGTCATGAAAATGTTCAACAAAATCCCGGCACCGTTTTCCGGCACTATTGACCGAATCATTATTGAAGGCGGCGACGGGACAATCGTTTCCAAAGGGCAGCCCCTGTTCAAAGTCACCCCGGATGAAAAATTCGTGGAAATCGATCCTCAGCAGTTGGCCGTACAGAAACAGACCGTCACCGCAAAATATCTGCAGGCCGTTTTTTAG
- a CDS encoding PilW family protein, giving the protein MNRRRFTQNNSGFTLVELLVVMAISLVLLGGLYQVYSGSLASYSTNNGLSRIQENGRFAFYQLRRSLSGAGYLGCLQDESALTSTLGSSSFNYDYSQAIYGLEALNNGTWQDNSGTVDPTVSGSANLALNSPAKKSDILVVREIDPEIQIAITADIDKTATEIQLSSGLQNTLAAIDDEVLLLTGCEGATLFEWNSYSNSTGIMTLAAALGNSYTEDALIFAPQTVVYYVSENTAGQPTLFRRTNSETALELVENVETMQIRYGLDNDSDNYADSYVTAAGVSDWDDVVSVRIGLLLRSNTEIQHGEIDSKEYDVDGDGSTDFDPVDDRRLRIIMSTTVGLRNKLH; this is encoded by the coding sequence ATGAACCGGCGGAGGTTTACCCAGAACAACTCCGGTTTTACCCTCGTCGAGTTACTGGTGGTCATGGCTATCAGCCTGGTCCTGTTAGGCGGCCTGTACCAGGTTTACTCCGGTAGTCTGGCTTCATATTCGACCAATAACGGGTTAAGCAGGATTCAGGAAAACGGTCGTTTTGCATTCTATCAATTGCGCCGGTCCCTGTCCGGAGCGGGATACCTGGGCTGCCTTCAGGACGAATCGGCGCTCACCTCAACTTTGGGCAGTTCCTCATTTAACTATGACTATAGCCAGGCAATTTACGGCCTTGAGGCGTTAAATAATGGCACCTGGCAGGACAATTCCGGCACGGTCGACCCCACCGTCAGCGGCTCTGCAAACCTGGCCCTGAATTCACCGGCAAAGAAGAGTGACATTCTGGTCGTCCGCGAAATTGATCCCGAAATCCAAATAGCGATCACTGCGGATATCGACAAAACGGCTACCGAAATCCAGCTTTCTTCAGGGCTGCAAAATACGTTGGCTGCGATTGATGACGAGGTACTGTTACTGACCGGCTGCGAGGGAGCGACCCTATTTGAATGGAACAGTTACAGCAACAGTACTGGAATCATGACCCTTGCCGCAGCCCTGGGAAATTCCTATACGGAGGACGCCCTGATTTTTGCTCCGCAAACCGTTGTTTACTATGTCTCCGAAAACACCGCTGGACAGCCCACTCTTTTCCGCAGAACCAACTCAGAAACAGCTCTTGAACTGGTCGAAAATGTCGAAACCATGCAGATCCGTTATGGGCTTGACAATGACTCGGACAATTATGCCGACAGTTATGTCACCGCCGCCGGGGTTTCCGACTGGGATGATGTGGTCAGTGTCCGTATCGGACTGCTGTTGCGCAGCAATACGGAAATCCAGCACGGCGAAATAGACAGCAAAGAATATGACGTCGACGGTGACGGCAGCACCGACTTTGATCCGGTCGATGATCGGCGCCTGCGCATTATCATGTCAACCACGGTGGGTCTGCGCAACAAACTGCATTAA
- a CDS encoding pilus assembly protein, which yields MLNSKCQSLKTVCKVLLIGSFVILLPTPAALAGVSQTPLSLTTGGLANILVILDNSNSMDENASGAAVGSDSEDSKSEIARSAVKTLIKTYTDELNMGLMAYKQSNVKSYYLHNSPYDISFDPDNFDADFTGNRDSSTKKYQTRNPSDTNNYIYYNVALPMYSSSKSDTVYCYSKNAGFPGSSSSSYYQYTCWKSKTGTSDEIPTSTQEAGNYGYSSYYTSTTLSPTDSDIAQDIYEFGKRLMWTYVGKTWYSNSSPGRGYLHVPIALLDDSQAELLNVKLETSQFSSNKPTDANYPLQNAGLTPVEGTLLTALDYFSEDWRTSSEGYTSACYPLPESCDNNFVVLVTDGLPSVDKNGNTVSDADAALANAADAVSQLADAGITTYVIGFAMPYGTDDDALDILAETGGTGTAILADDEESLTAALEDIFDNIKKASSAVAGLAANSTQLDTSGSGDTTYLYQATFNSTDWSGVLTAYPMAADGTVGEEVWSTNDSGVIPNAASRNIFTWNSSEGVEFTADNLENLSSDQQTALSSSSDLINWVRGDSSLEDGTNFRTRSSAVGDIINSTPAYVYQLDYNLDLLSTSTTGQSTYNDFVSSMTDNLPTLYFGANDGMLHALQLNKDETDAKEIFAYIPEAVFGNLAELSSPDYSSHQFFVDGSPVVYHAYLKSRWRTVLLCTTGRGGKSIFALDITDPDSFSASDVLWEYSTVEDTSGDLGYTIGKPVLVHLADSHWGVVFGNGYDSDNGRAYLYVLNAENGALITKIATNSSTDNGLSTPSVVADANRTASIVYAGDLLGNIWKFDLSDEDPTEWSVDDNAGGNNPLFTARYDSTQTQPITGPLNVSSHDDGGYMIFFGTGQYYAEGDNVVDTDPDVQSLYGIWDDLDSRISNLDRSDLIKQSILYEGEYNDTAYRVTSYVDEANFAWTAEEDRTRGWYMDLISPVNGAEGERVVTKPTLKYDRVIFTTLIPTQETCSTGGSSWLMELTATTGNRPTSALLDLNGDGVIDENDTITIDGVSYYISGLGSDMIDSNPLVLDTTDGEEIHKVISSSDGSVKDVLNLSGDSVELGRHSWRQLK from the coding sequence ATGTTGAACTCAAAATGCCAGTCCCTGAAAACCGTTTGCAAAGTCCTTCTGATAGGTTCATTCGTGATTCTGCTGCCCACACCTGCCGCCCTGGCCGGGGTATCGCAGACGCCACTGTCTCTGACCACCGGCGGCCTTGCCAATATCCTGGTGATTCTTGATAACTCCAACAGTATGGATGAAAATGCCAGCGGTGCCGCAGTTGGCTCCGATTCGGAAGACAGCAAATCGGAGATTGCCCGTAGCGCCGTTAAAACCCTGATCAAGACATATACAGACGAACTGAATATGGGCCTGATGGCATATAAACAGTCCAATGTCAAAAGCTATTATCTGCATAATTCGCCCTATGATATCAGCTTTGATCCGGATAATTTTGACGCTGATTTTACTGGTAATCGCGACTCCAGTACTAAAAAATACCAAACTCGCAATCCCTCTGATACGAACAACTATATCTATTATAATGTTGCCCTGCCCATGTATTCGAGCTCAAAATCAGACACCGTCTACTGTTATTCAAAAAACGCCGGGTTCCCGGGTTCTTCCAGTTCAAGCTACTATCAATACACCTGCTGGAAATCCAAGACCGGGACATCTGATGAAATCCCGACATCAACACAGGAAGCTGGCAACTACGGTTATTCCAGCTACTATACGTCAACAACCCTGTCACCGACCGATAGTGATATCGCACAGGATATCTATGAGTTCGGGAAACGACTGATGTGGACCTACGTCGGCAAGACCTGGTATTCGAACAGCTCACCGGGACGCGGCTACCTGCATGTCCCCATCGCCCTGCTTGATGACAGTCAGGCCGAACTGCTCAATGTAAAACTGGAGACATCACAGTTCTCCAGCAACAAACCGACGGACGCAAATTATCCACTTCAAAACGCAGGACTTACCCCCGTCGAAGGAACCCTTCTGACCGCCCTGGATTATTTCAGCGAAGACTGGAGGACCAGCTCCGAAGGCTATACCAGCGCCTGTTATCCGCTGCCGGAATCCTGCGATAACAATTTTGTCGTGCTGGTCACAGATGGTCTGCCGTCGGTCGATAAAAATGGCAACACCGTCAGTGACGCCGATGCCGCCCTTGCAAATGCCGCTGATGCCGTATCTCAGCTGGCCGATGCCGGCATCACCACCTATGTGATTGGTTTTGCCATGCCATACGGAACCGATGATGACGCCTTAGACATCCTTGCCGAAACCGGGGGCACCGGCACCGCTATTCTCGCCGATGACGAAGAGTCACTTACCGCAGCGCTGGAAGATATTTTTGACAACATCAAAAAAGCCAGCAGTGCCGTGGCCGGGTTGGCCGCCAACTCCACCCAGCTTGACACCTCGGGCAGCGGAGACACCACTTATCTATACCAAGCCACCTTCAACAGTACCGACTGGAGCGGGGTTCTGACCGCCTACCCCATGGCAGCGGACGGTACAGTTGGGGAAGAAGTCTGGAGTACCAACGACAGCGGGGTAATCCCCAACGCCGCGTCCCGGAATATTTTTACCTGGAACAGCAGCGAAGGAGTTGAATTCACGGCCGACAATCTGGAAAATTTAAGTTCAGACCAACAGACGGCACTCTCCTCCAGTAGCGATCTCATCAACTGGGTGCGCGGCGACTCCAGTCTTGAAGACGGCACCAACTTCCGTACCCGCAGCAGTGCCGTTGGCGACATCATCAATTCAACCCCCGCTTACGTTTATCAGCTGGACTACAATCTTGACTTGTTGTCCACTTCAACTACTGGGCAAAGCACTTATAATGATTTCGTTTCTTCCATGACCGACAATCTGCCAACTCTCTATTTCGGTGCCAACGACGGCATGTTGCATGCCCTGCAGCTCAACAAGGATGAAACCGATGCCAAAGAAATTTTTGCCTATATCCCAGAGGCGGTCTTCGGCAATCTCGCAGAGCTATCCTCGCCGGACTACAGCAGTCATCAATTTTTTGTCGATGGCTCACCGGTCGTTTATCACGCCTATCTCAAGTCCCGATGGCGAACCGTGCTGCTGTGCACCACCGGGCGCGGCGGAAAATCGATTTTCGCCCTCGACATCACCGACCCGGACAGTTTTTCTGCCAGTGACGTGCTCTGGGAATATTCAACCGTCGAAGATACGTCCGGCGATCTCGGCTATACCATCGGCAAACCGGTCCTGGTCCACCTGGCCGATAGTCATTGGGGGGTGGTTTTCGGCAATGGCTATGACAGCGACAACGGCCGGGCCTACCTCTATGTCCTTAATGCGGAAAACGGCGCCTTGATCACCAAAATCGCCACCAACAGCTCAACCGACAACGGTCTTTCAACCCCCTCAGTAGTGGCTGACGCTAATCGCACCGCTAGCATCGTCTACGCCGGTGACCTGCTCGGCAATATCTGGAAGTTTGATCTGAGCGATGAAGATCCCACTGAATGGAGCGTGGACGACAATGCAGGCGGCAATAATCCGCTCTTCACCGCCCGCTATGATTCCACCCAAACCCAGCCGATCACCGGCCCGCTCAATGTCAGCAGTCATGACGACGGTGGCTACATGATCTTTTTCGGAACCGGCCAATACTATGCCGAAGGGGACAATGTCGTCGATACCGACCCGGACGTCCAATCGTTATACGGCATTTGGGATGACCTGGATAGCCGCATCAGCAACCTGGACCGCAGCGACCTGATCAAACAGAGCATCCTTTACGAAGGAGAATACAATGACACTGCCTATCGGGTGACCTCCTACGTTGATGAGGCAAACTTCGCCTGGACCGCGGAGGAGGATCGGACCAGGGGCTGGTACATGGACCTGATTTCCCCGGTAAACGGGGCAGAAGGGGAACGGGTCGTCACCAAACCGACACTGAAATACGACCGGGTGATTTTCACTACCCTGATTCCGACCCAGGAAACCTGCTCGACCGGCGGCAGCAGTTGGCTGATGGAGCTGACTGCAACCACCGGAAACCGGCCAACCAGCGCCTTGCTTGACCTGAATGGCGACGGAGTTATCGACGAAAATGACACCATCACCATTGATGGCGTAAGTTACTATATTTCCGGCCTCGGGAGCGACATGATCGATTCGAATCCATTGGTCCTGGACACCACGGATGGCGAGGAAATTCATAAAGTCATTTCCAGCAGTGACGGATCGGTGAAAGATGTTCTTAACCTGTCCGGCGACAGTGTTGAACTAGGCCGGCATTCATGGAGACAGCTCAAATGA